The following are from one region of the Populus trichocarpa isolate Nisqually-1 chromosome 8, P.trichocarpa_v4.1, whole genome shotgun sequence genome:
- the LOC18101613 gene encoding uncharacterized protein LOC18101613 translates to MYPKVKVRTDGQDDQPAHSWSSLLSLKDIQFLCLQDSCFPVKGHQDDSPPPIVRIPKSYVPSVIMPKVSVSEGAEKKNIFNEEDKPNIRASSIPRPRAVLSSPDNDAVIGNNNKTRVARPSALKNNKLIQNRHELCKVVPSRITDASPTNTRKSKSTPDNKMTIRVKLK, encoded by the exons A TGTACCCAAAGGTGAAGGTGAGAACAGATGGGCAAGATGATCAACCTGCACACAGCTGGAGTTCTTTGCTTTCCTTGAAGGATATCCAGTTTCTTTGTTTGCAGGATTCTTGTTTTCCAG TGAAGGGGCACCAAGATGATTCTCCACCACCCATAGTAAGAATTCCGAAGTCTTATGTACCGAGTGTGATCATGCCAAAAGTCTCTGTTTCTGAAG GagcagagaagaaaaacatttttaatgaGGAGGATAAACCAAATATCAGAGCCAGTTCAATCCCACGCCCGCGTGCTGTCTTATCTAGTCCTG ACAATGATGCAGTGATCGGGAATAACAACAAGACTAGAGTGGCAAGGCCCTCAGCTTTGAAGAATAATAAGCTGATTCAAAATAGGCATGAACTATGTAAAGTTGTCCCCAGTAGAATCACTGATGCTAGCCcaacaaatacaagaaagtcCAAGAGCACTCCTGACAATAAGATGACAATAAGAGTGAAGTTAAAGTAA